Proteins encoded by one window of Candidatus Rokuibacteriota bacterium:
- a CDS encoding long-chain fatty acid--CoA ligase — translation MNVAQMLERSAFYFADRPALVFRGRRWTYRELDREASALASGLRGLGLKPGERLGLHLPNWPEFVLTYYAAQKTGLVPLSLNVTYKADELAYLCQDGEVAGVVTADPVAGNLPPRASVPSVRHLIRVGSPVGDAVDFAGLRGDPAFRALDLDRDETAAILYTSATTGRPKGVMLTHANVISNAYATVHHLRMTPEDRGLCALPLFHCFGQNFVMNALATAGGTLVVQERFVAEEFLAAIGRERISLLYAVPTMYILLLNAGLAKYDLAPLRLCFSAAAMLPEDVEQRWHETTGHWIHQGYGLTECSPFASYNHETRHKPGSIGTPIENVEMKVVDENGNELPDGELGEIVIKGPNVMKGYFRNPEATAQAVRNGWLHSGDIGYRDPDGYYYVVDRVKDMINVAGFKVFPREVEEILFRHPAVREAAVVGMPDPVRGEAVRTFVVLREGMRADADTVRAFCRDKIASYKVPDAVEFIPALPKSPTGKILKKELRGR, via the coding sequence ATGAACGTGGCGCAGATGCTTGAACGGTCGGCCTTCTACTTCGCGGACCGCCCGGCGCTCGTCTTCAGGGGCCGGCGCTGGACCTACCGGGAGCTGGACCGGGAGGCCTCGGCGCTGGCCTCCGGGCTCCGGGGGCTTGGACTCAAGCCCGGCGAGAGGCTCGGGCTTCACCTGCCCAACTGGCCCGAGTTCGTCCTGACCTACTACGCGGCCCAGAAGACCGGCCTCGTCCCCCTCTCGCTCAACGTGACCTACAAGGCCGACGAGCTTGCCTACCTGTGCCAGGACGGCGAGGTCGCGGGGGTGGTGACGGCCGACCCGGTGGCCGGGAACCTCCCCCCGAGAGCGAGCGTCCCGTCCGTCCGCCACCTGATCCGGGTCGGCTCGCCGGTCGGAGACGCCGTGGATTTCGCGGGACTCAGGGGTGACCCGGCCTTCCGCGCCCTGGACCTCGACCGCGACGAGACCGCGGCGATCCTCTACACGTCGGCGACGACCGGCCGCCCGAAGGGCGTCATGCTGACTCACGCCAACGTCATCTCGAACGCCTACGCCACCGTCCACCACCTCAGGATGACGCCGGAGGACCGGGGCCTGTGCGCGCTCCCGCTGTTCCACTGCTTCGGCCAGAACTTCGTCATGAACGCGCTGGCCACCGCAGGCGGCACCCTGGTCGTCCAGGAACGCTTCGTCGCGGAGGAGTTCCTGGCCGCCATCGGGCGGGAGCGGATCAGCCTCCTCTACGCGGTCCCCACCATGTACATCCTCCTGCTCAACGCGGGCCTGGCAAAGTACGACCTCGCCCCGCTCCGCCTCTGCTTCTCCGCCGCCGCGATGCTCCCGGAGGACGTGGAGCAGCGCTGGCACGAGACCACCGGCCACTGGATCCACCAGGGCTACGGCCTCACCGAGTGCTCGCCGTTTGCGTCCTACAACCACGAGACCCGGCACAAGCCGGGCTCGATCGGGACGCCCATCGAGAACGTGGAGATGAAGGTGGTCGACGAGAACGGGAACGAACTGCCGGACGGCGAACTGGGCGAGATCGTCATCAAGGGGCCCAACGTCATGAAGGGGTACTTCCGGAACCCGGAGGCGACGGCGCAGGCGGTGCGGAACGGCTGGCTCCACTCGGGCGACATCGGCTACCGGGATCCGGATGGCTACTACTACGTCGTCGACCGCGTCAAGGACATGATCAACGTGGCGGGCTTCAAGGTGTTCCCGCGCGAGGTGGAGGAGATTCTGTTCCGTCATCCGGCGGTGAGGGAGGCGGCGGTGGTGGGGATGCCGGACCCGGTCCGGGGAGAAGCCGTCAGGACGTTTGTCGTCCTGAGGGAAGGGATGCGCGCGGACGCGGATACGGTGCGCGCCTTCTGCCGGGACAAGATTGCCTCCTACAAGGTCCCCGACGCCGTGGAGTTCATCCCCGCGCTTCCCAAGAGCCCCACGGGAAAGATCCTCAAGAAGGAGCTCCGGGGCCGATGA
- a CDS encoding thioredoxin family protein: protein MVTKERFRQGMTFQQYLDQMGTNKEKFLQFLQEIKISSEDREAVKKLGGKKLNVVVITEDWCGDALYNFPVLARLVEGLRDVEMRVFLRDQNPDLMDQYLNRGLYRSIPVFAFFDENMNEIARFIERPPKVTEVIEQKMLEVRRALRAEHLEDWRQAVVDEVRGLMNV, encoded by the coding sequence ATGGTCACGAAGGAACGGTTTCGGCAGGGGATGACGTTCCAGCAGTACCTGGATCAGATGGGCACCAACAAAGAGAAGTTCCTCCAGTTCCTGCAGGAGATCAAGATCAGCTCCGAAGACCGCGAGGCGGTGAAGAAGCTCGGGGGGAAGAAGCTCAACGTCGTCGTGATCACCGAGGACTGGTGCGGCGACGCGCTCTACAACTTTCCCGTCCTCGCCAGGCTGGTGGAGGGGCTCCGCGACGTCGAGATGCGCGTTTTCCTCCGCGACCAGAATCCGGACCTGATGGACCAGTACCTGAACCGGGGGCTGTACCGATCCATCCCCGTGTTTGCCTTCTTCGACGAGAACATGAACGAGATCGCGCGCTTCATCGAGCGCCCGCCGAAGGTCACCGAGGTCATCGAGCAGAAAATGCTCGAGGTGCGCCGGGCCCTCCGCGCCGAGCACCTGGAGGACTGGCGGCAGGCAGTCGTCGACGAGGTGCGAGGCCTCATGAACGTGTAG
- a CDS encoding insulinase family protein: MSARLMRRLAGALLIPVLLAASAPAALLNVRREVLPNGIVLLLSERPGIPIVVARAYVRAGSAFDPPDHPGLANLTAALLTRGTSRRTGPQLDEAIEFVGGSLGAEAGRDGVTVSLSVLKKDLALGLDLLAELLREPSFPEAELTRRVKEIQAAIRRSEDDPESVAGRALNALLYPGHAYGHPVAGTEVSVGKLTRDHVVGFYRRHYRPDALVVTVVGDVRREEILRELAARLGGWSDPRDPAPRVPPPPVAPPIQTATVRRPLTQATVYLGRPVIPHDHPDYYPLRVASYILGGGSASRLYTKVRDEAGLAYWVGSHLSVGRYGVSFAVSLQTRTDGVDRALGMVRAELARMGREAVSDAELALAKAYLIGSLPLRMDTSAELANLLVTVEELGLGLDYPDRFRERVKRVSATDVLRAARLYLDPVTLSSVRVGETAEKP; the protein is encoded by the coding sequence TTGAGCGCCCGGCTCATGCGACGCCTCGCGGGAGCGCTCCTGATTCCTGTGCTCCTCGCCGCATCGGCCCCGGCCGCGCTGCTGAACGTGCGCCGCGAGGTCCTGCCCAACGGGATCGTCCTCCTGCTCTCCGAGCGCCCCGGCATTCCGATCGTCGTCGCCCGCGCCTACGTGCGGGCGGGGTCGGCCTTCGACCCGCCTGACCACCCTGGGCTCGCCAACCTGACCGCCGCGCTCCTGACCCGAGGGACCAGCCGGCGGACGGGACCGCAGCTCGACGAGGCCATCGAGTTTGTCGGCGGGAGCCTCGGCGCCGAGGCCGGGCGCGATGGCGTCACGGTGTCGCTCTCGGTGCTGAAAAAGGACCTCGCTCTCGGCCTCGACCTGCTGGCCGAGCTCCTGCGCGAGCCGTCGTTCCCCGAGGCGGAGCTCACGCGGAGGGTCAAGGAGATCCAGGCGGCCATCCGCCGGTCGGAGGACGACCCGGAGAGCGTCGCGGGGCGTGCGCTGAACGCGCTCCTCTATCCGGGGCATGCCTATGGCCATCCGGTAGCCGGCACCGAAGTCTCGGTCGGCAAGCTGACGCGCGACCACGTCGTGGGGTTCTACCGGCGCCACTACCGACCGGACGCGCTGGTCGTGACGGTGGTCGGGGACGTGAGGCGCGAGGAGATCCTGCGCGAGCTCGCCGCCCGCCTCGGCGGGTGGTCTGACCCGCGCGACCCCGCACCCCGGGTGCCGCCACCCCCCGTCGCGCCACCGATCCAGACCGCGACGGTCCGCCGCCCGCTGACGCAGGCGACGGTCTACCTGGGGCGTCCCGTCATTCCTCACGACCATCCCGACTACTACCCGCTCCGGGTCGCAAGCTACATCCTCGGCGGCGGGTCCGCCTCCCGCCTCTACACGAAGGTGCGCGACGAGGCCGGGCTCGCCTACTGGGTGGGGAGCCATCTGTCCGTCGGGCGCTACGGCGTCTCCTTCGCCGTGAGCCTCCAGACCCGCACCGACGGCGTGGACCGCGCGCTCGGGATGGTCCGGGCGGAGCTCGCGCGGATGGGCAGGGAGGCTGTCTCGGATGCGGAGCTGGCGCTGGCGAAGGCGTACCTGATCGGGAGCCTCCCGCTGCGGATGGACACGTCGGCGGAGCTTGCAAACCTGCTCGTCACGGTCGAGGAGCTGGGGTTGGGCCTGGATTACCCGGACCGCTTCAGGGAGCGCGTGAAGAGGGTCAGCGCGACCGATGTGCTGCGTGCCGCCCGGCTCTACCTCGATCCGGTCACGCTGTCCAGCGTGAGGGTGGGGGAAACGGCCGAGAAGCCATGA
- a CDS encoding ABC transporter permease has protein sequence MGSRLYGMIAKEFIHLRRDPLAVTLALFVPVVMLFIFGWAINTDVKHVPTVVLDQSGSVEARTLLEALVNSQYFDLTHWARSHGELTRLIDEGNAKVGVVIPPDYARRLARQAAEIQVIVDASDPMVATSAINAATSLGLQRSIQVLSRNLEGTALLRRLDEPPVDFRVRAWYNPDLVSAIFIVPGLIGALLMQTTITAMAVTVVREREKGTLEALIVSPIRRWELMLGKIIPNLLVAYGQMTMALVVAHYVFDVPIRGSLPLLYTLSLVFMWGTLGIGIYVSTAARTVPQAMQLSFLTFLPSIYLSGLLFPIEGMPVGAQYLAAIIPLTYYLRIVRGIVLKGVGIDYLWPNVLPLLAFGAIIFTLAVLRFRKSLD, from the coding sequence ATGGGGTCGCGGCTCTACGGCATGATCGCCAAGGAGTTCATCCACCTCCGGCGCGATCCGCTCGCGGTGACCCTCGCCCTGTTCGTTCCGGTCGTCATGCTCTTCATCTTCGGCTGGGCGATCAACACCGACGTCAAGCACGTCCCGACGGTCGTCCTCGACCAGTCCGGGAGCGTGGAGGCTCGGACGCTCCTGGAGGCCCTGGTCAACAGCCAGTACTTCGACCTCACCCACTGGGCGCGGAGCCATGGCGAGCTGACCCGGCTGATCGACGAGGGAAACGCCAAGGTCGGCGTGGTGATCCCGCCCGACTACGCCAGGCGCCTCGCCCGCCAGGCGGCCGAGATCCAGGTGATCGTGGACGCCTCCGATCCCATGGTGGCGACCTCGGCCATCAACGCCGCGACCTCACTCGGGCTCCAGCGATCGATCCAGGTCCTTTCGCGGAACCTCGAGGGAACGGCGCTCCTCCGCCGGCTGGACGAGCCGCCGGTGGACTTCCGGGTCCGGGCCTGGTACAACCCCGACCTGGTCAGCGCCATCTTCATCGTGCCGGGACTCATCGGCGCGCTGCTCATGCAGACCACGATCACAGCCATGGCCGTCACGGTGGTGCGGGAGCGCGAGAAGGGGACGCTGGAGGCGCTCATCGTCAGCCCGATCCGGCGCTGGGAGCTGATGCTCGGGAAGATCATCCCCAACCTGCTTGTGGCCTACGGGCAGATGACGATGGCGCTCGTCGTGGCGCACTACGTCTTCGACGTGCCGATCCGCGGGAGCCTCCCGCTCCTCTACACGCTGTCCCTGGTCTTCATGTGGGGGACGCTCGGGATCGGGATCTACGTCTCGACGGCGGCGCGCACCGTTCCCCAGGCCATGCAGCTCTCCTTCCTCACGTTCCTGCCCTCCATCTACCTCTCGGGCCTCCTCTTCCCTATCGAGGGGATGCCCGTCGGCGCCCAGTATCTCGCCGCGATCATCCCGCTCACCTACTACCTGCGCATCGTCCGGGGCATCGTCCTCAAGGGCGTCGGGATCGACTACCTCTGGCCGAACGTGCTGCCGCTGCTCGCCTTCGGGGCGATCATCTTCACGCTCGCCGTGCTGCGCTTCAGGAAGTCGCTGGATTGA
- a CDS encoding ABC transporter ATP-binding protein, which yields MDDHAVVTRGLTRRFGKLTAVDHLDLAVRGGELYGFLGPNGAGKSTTLRMLCGILAPSEGGGTVLGIDLIAEPERVKSAIGYMSQKFSLYDDLTAEENLTFYARVYMVPRAERDSRVEQMVRLSDLAGQEKKRAAFLSGGYRQRLALACSMVHRPRLVFLDEPTAGVDPVSRRNFWGLIRRLVEEGITVVVTTHYMDEAELCDTLGFIYQGKLIAQGTPAAIKSETFRKPVVEAETADLRRALDLLREWDAVEEAIRVGARVRVILADEHRTAEDVGAYLRTRGVSVVWANAVEPSVEDLFVSFVDVERKARLREQLRAVTV from the coding sequence GTGGATGATCACGCAGTGGTGACCCGGGGGCTGACGCGGCGGTTCGGTAAGCTCACCGCCGTCGACCACCTCGATCTCGCCGTGAGGGGCGGCGAGCTCTACGGCTTTCTCGGCCCGAACGGCGCAGGGAAGTCGACGACCCTCCGGATGCTCTGCGGCATCCTGGCCCCCTCCGAGGGGGGCGGCACGGTCCTCGGCATCGACCTGATCGCCGAGCCCGAGAGGGTGAAGTCAGCCATCGGCTACATGTCCCAGAAGTTCTCCCTCTACGACGACCTGACGGCGGAGGAGAACCTGACCTTCTACGCGCGCGTGTACATGGTGCCGCGGGCCGAGCGCGACAGCCGGGTCGAGCAGATGGTCCGCCTCTCCGACCTCGCAGGGCAGGAGAAGAAGCGGGCGGCGTTCCTCTCGGGGGGCTACCGCCAGCGCCTGGCCCTGGCCTGCTCGATGGTTCACCGCCCCCGCCTGGTGTTCCTCGACGAGCCGACTGCGGGCGTCGATCCCGTGTCGCGGCGGAACTTCTGGGGGCTGATCCGCCGCCTCGTCGAGGAGGGGATCACCGTCGTGGTCACCACGCACTACATGGACGAGGCCGAGCTCTGCGACACGCTCGGCTTCATCTACCAGGGCAAGCTGATCGCCCAGGGGACCCCGGCGGCGATCAAGAGCGAGACCTTTCGCAAGCCCGTGGTCGAGGCCGAGACAGCGGACCTCCGGCGCGCCCTGGATCTCCTGCGCGAGTGGGACGCGGTGGAGGAGGCGATCCGGGTCGGCGCGCGGGTGCGGGTCATCCTGGCCGACGAGCACCGGACGGCAGAGGACGTGGGCGCCTATCTCCGGACCCGCGGCGTGTCCGTCGTCTGGGCCAACGCGGTCGAGCCCTCCGTCGAGGACCTGTTCGTCTCCTTCGTGGACGTCGAGCGCAAGGCCCGGCTGCGGGAGCAGCTCCGCGCGGTGACGGTCTAG
- a CDS encoding efflux RND transporter periplasmic adaptor subunit — translation MIPRRLRGLAIGLGVVLLAVAGAFAARVLNQRGPFASLLVTGTIEATQVQVSPKYAGRIVALLTREGERVTRGRLLVRLDDEEVRAEAQRQEAAVRNAEAQLQDLLAGARKEEIEEARATVERARAQLHDLLAGSRREEIEQARQNFRSASATREWTERDFKRAEELFRKELIAAQDVDRARQAYDVAVAQERSAREHLELVLAGPRPHQVEAARAQLKAAEDRLNLLLAGPRPHQVEAARAQVRQAQAALSLALSRLQETEIASPITGVVLRKNLEVGETANPGVAILTLVDPNDLWLRAYVPEADIGRIKVGQAARIKIDAFRDRVFSGTIVEIASEAEFTPKNVQTRKERVNLVFRIKIEVSNPEGILKPGMPADAEIVL, via the coding sequence GTGATCCCGCGACGCCTCCGCGGCCTCGCCATCGGCCTGGGCGTTGTCCTGCTCGCGGTCGCGGGCGCCTTTGCGGCGCGGGTCCTGAACCAGCGCGGTCCGTTCGCGTCCCTTCTCGTGACAGGCACGATCGAGGCCACCCAGGTCCAGGTGAGCCCGAAGTACGCGGGCCGCATCGTGGCGCTCCTCACGCGCGAGGGGGAGCGCGTGACGCGGGGCCGGCTCCTCGTCCGGCTGGACGACGAGGAGGTCCGGGCCGAGGCGCAGCGTCAGGAGGCGGCAGTCAGGAACGCCGAGGCCCAGCTTCAGGACCTCCTGGCCGGGGCGCGGAAGGAGGAGATCGAAGAGGCCCGCGCCACCGTCGAGCGCGCGAGGGCCCAGCTCCACGACCTCCTCGCGGGCTCGCGCCGGGAAGAGATCGAGCAGGCGCGGCAAAACTTCCGGAGCGCCAGTGCCACCCGCGAGTGGACCGAGCGCGACTTCAAGCGGGCGGAGGAGCTGTTCAGGAAGGAGCTGATCGCAGCCCAGGATGTCGATCGTGCGCGCCAGGCGTACGACGTCGCGGTGGCGCAGGAGCGGTCTGCGCGGGAGCATCTCGAGCTGGTCCTGGCGGGGCCCCGGCCGCACCAGGTGGAGGCGGCGCGCGCCCAGCTCAAGGCCGCCGAGGATCGGCTGAACCTGCTCCTCGCCGGGCCCCGGCCGCACCAGGTGGAGGCGGCGCGGGCCCAGGTGAGGCAGGCCCAGGCCGCGCTGAGCCTCGCGCTGAGCCGCCTGCAGGAAACCGAGATCGCGTCACCGATCACCGGTGTCGTGCTGCGGAAGAACCTGGAGGTCGGCGAGACCGCCAACCCCGGCGTCGCGATCCTGACCCTCGTGGACCCGAACGACCTCTGGCTCCGCGCCTACGTTCCCGAGGCCGACATCGGCCGGATCAAGGTGGGGCAGGCGGCCCGGATCAAGATCGACGCGTTCAGGGACCGGGTGTTCTCCGGCACGATCGTCGAGATCGCCTCCGAGGCCGAGTTCACCCCGAAGAATGTTCAGACCCGGAAGGAGCGCGTGAACCTGGTCTTCCGTATCAAGATCGAGGTGAGCAACCCCGAAGGGATCCTCAAGCCGGGTATGCCGGCCGACGCCGAGATCGTCCTGTGA
- a CDS encoding insulinase family protein, whose amino-acid sequence MLAGAGAVWAAADVLETTLDNGLRILLLQDRRSPLVSFQVWYRVGSRNELPGATGLAHLVEHMMFKGTPTYGPGMYARLIEQNGGQDNAFTTQDHTAYFVTIAADKIDLVLALEADRMRNLVLDAQAIETERQVVMEERRTRTEDAPEGFLGEELAAIAFKAHPYGWPIIGWMEDLRRVAPDEVRAFYRTYYVPNNALIVAVGDFSAPELLEKIKRQFGVIPRGPNPPPVKASEPPQNGERRVTVRKSAQLPVIFVGYPVPNFASPDAFALELLSVILSEGRASRLYKRLVYEQQLALNAGGDYSYFSVDPNLFWFYATALPGQPIDKVEAALMQEVERLKSEGVSEVELARAKNQVEAGFVFQQDSIHRRASLLARFELIGGWRRLDGFVPGIRAVGAEDLKRVARRYFADDRRNVGVLLPLPPGATPAPRQP is encoded by the coding sequence CTGCTCGCGGGAGCGGGAGCAGTCTGGGCCGCCGCCGACGTCCTCGAGACCACGCTCGACAACGGCCTCCGGATCCTCCTCCTCCAAGATCGCCGCAGCCCGCTCGTGTCGTTCCAGGTCTGGTACCGTGTGGGCTCGCGCAACGAGTTGCCAGGCGCGACGGGGCTCGCCCACCTGGTCGAGCACATGATGTTCAAGGGGACGCCGACGTACGGACCGGGGATGTACGCACGCCTGATCGAGCAGAACGGCGGCCAGGACAACGCCTTCACCACCCAGGACCACACCGCCTACTTCGTCACCATCGCGGCCGACAAGATCGACCTGGTGCTGGCGCTCGAGGCCGACAGGATGCGGAACCTCGTGCTGGATGCGCAGGCGATCGAGACCGAGCGTCAGGTGGTGATGGAGGAACGGCGGACCCGGACCGAGGACGCCCCCGAGGGGTTCCTCGGCGAGGAACTGGCGGCGATCGCCTTCAAGGCGCACCCGTACGGGTGGCCGATCATCGGATGGATGGAGGACCTGCGGCGGGTCGCGCCGGACGAGGTTCGGGCGTTCTACCGGACCTACTACGTGCCGAACAACGCTCTCATCGTCGCCGTGGGCGACTTCAGCGCGCCCGAGCTGCTCGAGAAGATCAAACGGCAGTTCGGCGTCATTCCGCGTGGCCCGAACCCGCCGCCCGTTAAGGCGTCAGAGCCACCCCAGAACGGCGAGCGCCGGGTCACGGTCAGGAAGAGCGCGCAGCTCCCCGTGATCTTCGTCGGGTATCCGGTCCCCAACTTCGCTTCACCCGACGCCTTCGCGCTGGAGCTCCTCTCCGTGATCCTCTCCGAAGGCCGCGCCTCCCGCCTCTACAAGCGGCTCGTGTACGAGCAGCAGCTCGCGCTGAACGCCGGCGGCGACTACTCCTACTTTTCCGTCGATCCGAACCTCTTCTGGTTCTACGCGACGGCGCTCCCGGGCCAGCCGATTGACAAGGTCGAGGCGGCTCTGATGCAGGAGGTGGAGCGGCTCAAGAGCGAGGGGGTGTCGGAGGTGGAGCTCGCCCGCGCCAAGAACCAGGTCGAGGCCGGGTTCGTGTTCCAGCAGGACTCGATCCACCGGCGGGCCTCGCTCCTGGCGCGTTTCGAGCTGATCGGGGGCTGGCGCCGGCTCGACGGCTTCGTCCCCGGGATCCGCGCCGTGGGCGCCGAGGACCTGAAGCGGGTCGCGCGGCGCTACTTCGCGGACGACCGCCGCAACGTCGGGGTCCTCCTTCCGCTCCCTCCCGGAGCGACGCCCGCTCCGAGGCAGCCGTGA
- a CDS encoding MFS transporter, with protein sequence MPSPPVPPPAPPLVWALIVYAWVANYLIRMALSPLLPLIMAELSLSYTKAGLLATAFFYAYLAMQLPAGLLGDRLGRKRVLLSGILLGAAASVLTGLAGSFRMLFLARLLTGLSQGSLFSNDRVIIAAYTPREKMALGQGVSFSGPGLGTTLGLLLAGALGELMPWRGVFVLFAVPPILAAFLLWRFVPEPPPAEVDGGGGAIRGVIRHPAVWILGAAGILPAYIQFVLATWAPLMFAEIGVTGLGRSAFYASLQGLPAPFGLLVMGWLADRVHRRGISRTAVIALTVLLAGGAFAGVGLVLQTGGSPELLVVLILVTSFFFWGTWGPVYAILGERVPPSLLSTAFGILNTLVFIGAVVGPILTGWIKDITGSFALACYAAAIGAGLGALLLLVAGPAFRPRSGRSVAGAEERQV encoded by the coding sequence ATGCCATCGCCACCCGTGCCACCGCCCGCGCCTCCCCTGGTCTGGGCCCTCATCGTCTACGCCTGGGTCGCCAACTACCTCATCCGGATGGCGCTCTCGCCGCTGCTTCCACTGATCATGGCGGAGCTCTCGCTCTCGTACACCAAGGCGGGCCTCCTGGCCACGGCCTTCTTCTACGCCTACTTGGCGATGCAGCTCCCCGCCGGTCTCCTCGGTGACCGGCTGGGGCGCAAGCGAGTGCTGCTGAGCGGGATCCTCCTGGGCGCGGCGGCGTCGGTCCTCACGGGTCTCGCCGGGAGTTTTCGCATGCTCTTCCTCGCCCGCCTCCTCACCGGCCTGAGCCAGGGCAGTCTCTTCTCCAACGACCGGGTGATCATCGCGGCCTACACGCCCAGAGAGAAGATGGCCCTGGGCCAGGGAGTCTCCTTCTCAGGACCCGGACTTGGCACCACGCTGGGGCTCCTCCTCGCGGGCGCCCTCGGAGAGCTGATGCCCTGGCGCGGAGTGTTCGTGCTGTTTGCTGTCCCGCCGATCCTGGCCGCATTCCTCCTCTGGCGGTTCGTTCCTGAGCCACCGCCTGCCGAGGTAGATGGGGGTGGGGGGGCGATCCGCGGAGTCATCCGCCATCCAGCCGTCTGGATCCTCGGTGCCGCGGGTATCCTGCCGGCCTATATCCAGTTCGTCCTGGCCACGTGGGCGCCCCTCATGTTCGCCGAGATCGGCGTGACGGGGCTCGGACGCTCGGCCTTCTACGCGAGCCTTCAAGGGCTCCCGGCGCCGTTCGGCCTCTTGGTGATGGGATGGTTGGCTGACCGGGTCCACCGGCGCGGGATCAGCCGGACGGCGGTGATTGCCCTCACGGTGCTGCTGGCGGGGGGCGCCTTTGCGGGCGTGGGGCTCGTCCTGCAGACGGGAGGTTCGCCGGAGCTCCTGGTCGTCCTCATCCTCGTGACGAGCTTCTTCTTCTGGGGGACATGGGGGCCTGTCTACGCTATTCTTGGCGAGCGTGTTCCGCCCTCGTTGCTCAGCACCGCATTTGGCATTCTCAACACCCTCGTCTTCATCGGTGCCGTGGTCGGGCCGATCCTCACCGGCTGGATCAAAGACATCACAGGGTCTTTCGCGTTGGCGTGCTACGCCGCCGCCATCGGCGCCGGCCTGGGAGCGCTGCTCCTTCTCGTGGCCGGCCCCGCGTTCCGTCCACGCAGCGGTCGCTCGGTTGCTGGTGCCGAAGAGCGGCAGGTATAA